TATGGAAACTTACTGAATGAGGGACCAGGCTGTTTTGTGACCTGGTTGGCTCACGCTAGGGAATGACATAACAATAAAACAGTTGTAAATGGTTTGTTATGGTCTATCAGAGGATAAGATTTCTTCAAATCAGTTTCATATGGTATCAACAAACGCGTGGTCCTTTAAACTAATGGTTCTCAACCCAGGGCAAttggacccctgggggtacttgtcCTATCCACGGGGGGCACTTGAGGACACTCAAGAGACAACAGGCCTACTGGTAAAACTAACCTGTATGAAGGGTATTTCAGGCAGAGCACAATTCGGTTGATATTAATGTAATGGAACAAAAGGCTAAGACAGAGAGCAGTGGATGCTACTTGCTCTGGTCGTAGCTGCgtacagttagtcagaatgtaACCTACATCTGTATCCAAGGCTGTCAAGGCGTAAGACTGGtggcatatacacacacacacacacacactcacgatCACACAAATTAGACTTGAAACTGATAGAAAACTGATTGTGTGGTCCCTCCCCACCACAACTGTGTCATTGTATCTCTCCTGTTTTGTTTACTTACTGGAGTCGtaaaaaaagcaatttgtgaTTATGGCTGCCGGTGACGTGTTCTGTGACCAGGTTATTCTGCATCTTTTACGAGTCCACCGAAGCTTCACTACCGTTGACAAGTTCACCGTGGGGGTGACCCACATATTCTTTTACTCATCACTCTTGTGTTTTATCTTTTGTGGACATAAATGCTGTTCCAAACCACTAAAATGTGCGTGTGATTGGTGCATCTCTTAACTTACAATTGCTAAATTATGACTAATTTGACAAATAATTACCTGTGGGTAAAATAGGGATGTCCCTTCAGTCCGTTGGTATATCAGGGCCATACCGTGGTATGTGGTTGTGCTTACTGTTGTGTTTCATACAGAAAAGTAAACCCTTTGGTGTCAAGTCATcagttacattattttattgtgtgtCAACAGTCTCGTAATGCAATTATACTTGTGTAAAGCTTACACTATGACTAAAGAATTGAAGAAGACATAAATCAGACCATTATGCTCTAAGGACAAACAATGTTTGCTTGAAAACATGCAAGCCAGACAAATGCCGCAGATGTTGTTCTCAAACCTGGCAACTCCTACTGCCAGGTATTAGATTTATTCCAGAGCTAacacacctgaatcaaattaCTACTAACTGAGTTAGTTCAGGGTTACAGCCAAATTTTGTGAAATTTTAAACCTAAAAAGGGGTTGCCAAGAAGTATTTTCAACATAACTAAGTTGAAGTAGGAGgagtaattttttttccaatttatttttctccGTTGTAGTCCATTGTTAAGCTGAACAGTTAAAATGACATCATACTGACTTCTTCCTCAGACTTaccaaatacttgctctccacTCCAAATAAACATAACAACATCCATGTCAAAAAACAGCACAAAATAAACAGAGCAGTTATATAGGGGATATTTGGTTGTCTGTGAAAACATTGGCCAATTATAAGAaagtatataaaatgtatggtgCTAGAATTTATGAAGCTTTGAATTTGGCATGGTTTCCCTTattcttctttttatttttacattttcttcattGTCTTTGCATGGGGATCACAGGAAACTTGTCcaaaattaatacatttataatgtcAGGGTAATGTCAGGCTAAACAGTCATATTCTTAACCCGTTTTCACAGACTTCCAAGTATTGCCTACTTCATCTGATGAGGCCTATTGCTCAATGGGAGGCCCgaattgtctttttattttgttgtattattagccatttgcatgtttatttttgacAGTTTTTGTGTTCCAATAGGCCACTTATGCTATAAATAGGATTTGAGTACGTGTTGGGTCACACTGAAGAGCTGCGCATGACGTATACATTCATTCACCTGTCCTGACAAAGGTTTAAAGCTGAGCTTTTTGTTGAGTGCTTTTGTAGGATTTCTTTCCATGTTGTTGAACACCCCTCCTACCATTCTTTGTTTGCTCTGGCGCGGAAGGCGACCTAAACTCTACACTTTGGTGTAACTTGAGAATTGTGTGAATCTGACAGTTGAATCCAAGTCGAATTAACGTAAACGGCGAGCGAAAGACTGAGTGGGTTGGACAACTGACAAAAGCAACAGACTGACCAGCGAATTGTCATTGGAAATGCACCCACTCACCCACtcccttttcttttgtttcagATGGGCAGAGCCACGGGGGCCTGAGTTAACGGTTGGCTTGCTGCTGTGTGCGTGGCGTTGATCGTCAGTGACAGTCTTGTAGGAGGTGTGTTGCTTGGCCCTTGAAGAACTCTCATCCTGCACAGAGTGGCCCCTTTCTCCAGCCACACCCTCACTGCGACTCTGCGACCCTCACCAACACCTAGCTCCCCTCAACACAGACAGCGACAGGACCCTGGACATAAATCTCTCCAAGATTGACGACATCCCTGTTCCAGAGTGGAGGCCTGGCTCTCTGTCGATAAGAGGACTTTCAATTCGCCACCTTTACTTTTTTCATTCTCTTCTTTTATTTCCACCCCTCATTCGCAAAAGGTCTGGGAACCAGCTGCGAAATGGGAGATGGCTTTTTGACATTTGAAGGCCACCAGGAGAAAACCATTCAGACCTGGATATAATGAATTACCCAAAAACAACAAGGAAACGTCACTGTATGGGATGTCGATTCTCCCAGTTCCTATCTCATTAACCACAAGTGGTTAGGTTGTCCTGCACCTTTAAAGGACCAAAATTCCAAGCATACCTGTGGAAAAGATACATGGAATATGTTTTTGGCATAGGGTTGCAAAGAATGGATGTATTACTGGAATCTTTCTAAGTCTACCGGCAAACTACAAGATTGTTGGTATTTTTAACTGAGTGTATGGAATGTAATCAGATGACAAGATCACATGGCCATTTTGGCAACATGTGATTTTCACGCTTATCTGTCATTATCTCTGGCCCACTGTGTTGCCTTATCaaaagtaaaacatattttgaaataatcAAATGAggttgttttaatttaaatactATAATGATTAAACTGTAAAACATGATAAATATCATCAACTTAGTGAAAACCATTGATATTTGATACTCTTGATATATAATACcccttttaatttatttcattagATTACTATGTTATTTTTACTATGTTTATTATCGCTGTGCCATCAGTtgtgaaaaaatacaataattggAAGCGTTTATTATACATAATGTTATTGTTCATTGGATgactaaattattattattgttctcAGAACTATATGGCCAGTCCACAAGCAGTTATCATAGATTGCCACAGATTACCACAGATTACCTCATAACCACCGAAACTACAAACGTTTTTGGTAACTTTGGTGGATTACTTATAACTTTGCAACCATATGCAGGCGTGGGAAGAACGGTGACAGCACAATGTGCAACATCACCTTCTGCAATGTGGACTCGAAGATCGACCAGTACTTCCAACCCACGCTCTACATCATCGTCATCGTCCTGGGCCTTCCCACCAACTGCATGGCCCTGTGGGCAGCGTACATGCAGGTGAAGCAGAAGAACGAGCTCGGGATATACCTGATCAACCTGTCTGTGGCCGACCTCCTCTACATCGGCACACTGCCACTGTGGATCGACTACTTCCTGCAGCACGACGACTGGATCCACGGCCCCAACTCGTGCAAGCTCTTCGGCTTCATCTTCTACACCAACATCTACATTAGCATCGCCTTCCTGTGCTGCATCTCCATTGACCGGTACCTGGCTGTCGCCTACCCACTGAAGTTTGCCAAGGTTCGGCGGGTCAAAACCGCCGTGCTGGTCAGTTTTGTGGTGTGGGCCATAGAAATCGTGGCAAACTCTGCGCCCCTCTTCCACGACGAGCTCTTCCAGGACAAACTCAACCACTCCTTCTGCTTCGAGAAGTACCCCATGCAGGATTGGGTGGCGGGCATGAACCTCTACAGGAGCTTCCTGGGCTTCCTGGTGCCCTGGCTGCTTATGCTGTTCGCCTACTGGGGCATCCTGTGGGCGGTGCGCGGCAACGTCTCCACGGAGTGCCACGAGAAGGCCAAGATAAAGCGTCTGGCGCTGAGTCTCATCCTCATTGTGCTGCTGTGCTTCGGCCCATACCATGTCCTCCTCCTGTGGCGcagcctcctcttcctccggAAGCCATGTGATTGTGGCGCAGAGGAGAGCCTGTTTCCAGCCTACCACGTGACCCTTGCACTCACCAGCCTGAACTGTGTGGCCGACCCCATCCTCTATTGTTTCGTCAATGAGGGGGCTCGCAACGATGTGGGCCGTGCCCTTTCTGCTGTGATGGGGGCCTTAAAGAGAAACTCAGCCTCGCCCTCTGACGCGCTGACAGCCGGATCTGTCAGCGCGGAAACACCGCTGTCCACGAAGAAGCAGCCAGACAGCGATGTCAAGGCCAACGCCTACAAGACTGAGCTGGTAGCGCTCAAAGAGGAGTGCCTTCAGATGACCATACTCAGTGTTAAAAAATGAACGTTTATCCGTGTCTGGGTCTTAACATGAGACAAGACTGCTCGGTTGCTACAAACATGCTGAACTTGCCCTGCTACTGCAGGTTGCCACTGGATTTCTTAAAACACTCCCCCGCCAAAGAAATGGAATTCAACTCTTGGACCAGCTGATCTGAAGCTGTTACTTGTTTCAAGATGTCATGATATTGGACAGTGGAAATGGCATGgtatattgttattgttaccTGCTGAAATATAAAGGTTTATTATTGACTGTTATCACATTGTAGAAGATTAGGAAATGTTACTGCCAGCCTTAccacaaacacaataaaacaaataat
The sequence above is a segment of the Esox lucius isolate fEsoLuc1 chromosome 1, fEsoLuc1.pri, whole genome shotgun sequence genome. Coding sequences within it:
- the gpr4 gene encoding G-protein coupled receptor 4, coding for MCNITFCNVDSKIDQYFQPTLYIIVIVLGLPTNCMALWAAYMQVKQKNELGIYLINLSVADLLYIGTLPLWIDYFLQHDDWIHGPNSCKLFGFIFYTNIYISIAFLCCISIDRYLAVAYPLKFAKVRRVKTAVLVSFVVWAIEIVANSAPLFHDELFQDKLNHSFCFEKYPMQDWVAGMNLYRSFLGFLVPWLLMLFAYWGILWAVRGNVSTECHEKAKIKRLALSLILIVLLCFGPYHVLLLWRSLLFLRKPCDCGAEESLFPAYHVTLALTSLNCVADPILYCFVNEGARNDVGRALSAVMGALKRNSASPSDALTAGSVSAETPLSTKKQPDSDVKANAYKTELVALKEECLQMTILSVKK